The following proteins are encoded in a genomic region of Enterocloster clostridioformis:
- a CDS encoding tripartite tricarboxylate transporter permease has protein sequence MNALASLGGAFVSICRPTSLLLMAAGVAVGIIFGSIPGLSAAMAVALFLPLTFSMTPSMGMNLLVAVYIGGISGGLISAILLNMPGTASSIATCFDGHPMAKKGEAGKALGYGIVFSFLGSVFSFLVLTFCAPLLADIALKFTPAENFGISFFALTMVAVLASGSMVKGVLAGMLGLIFALVGMAPIDGTPRFTFGSSSLMAGFDTLPTLIGIFAISEILITAESMGNGKVEAMKMKPIKGFGFTWKEFVYQIPNAIRSALIGTGIGILPGIGGSTSGMLSYVTAKNMSKHPDEFGKGCPDGIVATETANNATIGGAMIPLLVLGIPGDGVTAMMLGGFLIHGLSAGPLLFVKNADVVYGIFAACMLCSLFMLIIEFFGIKGFVQLLKIPKHILMPLILVLCCVGAYATNNRIFDVQSIILFGAVGYLYHKFKLPTTPFVLCFLIGEMVETYLRRGIMQYKSFGAFFKRPIFDVFFFVAIAVVVWSIYKEWRMTRARKMQHVSKRDE, from the coding sequence ATGAACGCATTAGCATCTTTGGGCGGTGCCTTTGTAAGCATCTGCCGCCCCACATCCTTACTGCTCATGGCGGCAGGCGTGGCAGTGGGAATAATATTCGGTTCCATTCCGGGACTCTCAGCAGCCATGGCAGTGGCATTGTTCCTGCCTCTGACCTTCAGCATGACGCCTTCCATGGGCATGAACCTGCTGGTGGCCGTGTACATAGGCGGTATCTCAGGGGGTCTGATTTCAGCCATTCTGCTCAACATGCCGGGAACCGCGTCATCCATCGCAACCTGTTTTGACGGACACCCCATGGCAAAGAAGGGGGAAGCCGGCAAGGCCCTTGGATACGGCATTGTATTCTCTTTCCTGGGTTCCGTGTTCTCCTTCCTGGTGCTCACCTTCTGCGCGCCGCTGCTGGCAGACATTGCCCTGAAGTTCACACCGGCTGAGAACTTCGGCATTTCATTCTTTGCGCTGACAATGGTGGCGGTACTGGCCTCCGGTTCCATGGTAAAGGGAGTGCTGGCCGGTATGCTGGGGCTTATATTTGCCCTGGTCGGCATGGCGCCCATTGACGGAACTCCCAGGTTTACCTTTGGAAGCAGCTCACTGATGGCCGGATTTGACACCCTTCCAACCCTTATTGGTATTTTCGCTATCTCCGAGATCCTGATAACGGCTGAGAGCATGGGAAACGGCAAGGTGGAAGCCATGAAGATGAAGCCCATCAAAGGCTTTGGATTTACATGGAAGGAGTTTGTATATCAGATTCCCAACGCCATCCGTTCCGCACTGATAGGAACAGGAATCGGCATCCTGCCCGGCATTGGCGGCAGCACGTCCGGCATGCTTTCCTATGTGACCGCCAAGAACATGTCCAAACATCCCGATGAATTCGGCAAAGGCTGCCCTGACGGTATCGTTGCCACAGAGACCGCCAATAACGCCACCATCGGCGGGGCTATGATTCCCCTGCTGGTACTGGGCATACCGGGAGACGGTGTTACAGCCATGATGTTAGGCGGTTTCCTGATTCACGGTCTTTCAGCAGGCCCATTGCTTTTTGTCAAAAACGCAGATGTGGTGTACGGTATATTTGCGGCCTGCATGCTGTGCAGTCTTTTCATGCTGATAATCGAGTTCTTTGGAATCAAGGGATTTGTCCAGCTGCTCAAGATACCCAAGCACATCCTGATGCCTCTTATTCTGGTTCTGTGCTGTGTGGGCGCCTATGCCACCAACAACCGTATCTTCGATGTACAGTCCATCATCTTATTCGGAGCCGTGGGTTACTTATATCACAAGTTCAAACTTCCCACCACGCCCTTTGTGCTTTGTTTCCTGATAGGCGAGATGGTGGAAACCTATCTGCGGCGCGGTATTATGCAGTATAAATCTTTTGGCGCGTTCTTCAAGCGGCCTATATTCGATGTATTCTTCTTCGTTGCCATAGCCGTTGTGGTCTGGTCCATTTATAAAGAATGGAGGATGACCAGGGCAAGGAAAATGCAGCATGTTTCAAAGCGGGATGAGTAA
- a CDS encoding tripartite tricarboxylate transporter substrate binding protein: MKKRWLAGMMAAAMALSMTACGGGTSNTTAAAAADTTAAQTGAPAAAADTEAQASDWAPGTTVSIVVPAGAGGNTDLSARVFAEFAKKMTGADFIVVNANGAAGSVAANQVLSAAPDGHTFLYGHNLVNVANISGVTDYNYTAFKLGPTFALDPAQQMYANPDKYKTLDDFIEAAKAAPGQLKACTEVGAYTYYELLAFEKAAGIDLDLVDVGSNSDKVAAMLSGQVDLMPGAYINCKDYLEAGQFVCLGAPTEDRYDLIKDIPTLKEQGVDLVYPNCEFSFYFPKETPDSVIAWYDNLVKEMTSDPEAQEAIKKVEMEPYYLSAADSEKNDERIYTEIKEIADDLAK, from the coding sequence ATGAAAAAAAGATGGTTAGCAGGAATGATGGCAGCAGCTATGGCACTGAGCATGACTGCATGTGGAGGAGGAACTTCAAATACCACTGCTGCTGCGGCAGCTGATACCACCGCTGCCCAGACAGGCGCCCCGGCAGCCGCGGCAGATACAGAGGCGCAGGCATCTGACTGGGCCCCCGGCACAACGGTTTCCATTGTGGTCCCGGCTGGCGCAGGCGGCAATACTGACCTTTCCGCCCGTGTATTCGCGGAGTTTGCCAAGAAGATGACAGGCGCTGATTTCATCGTCGTAAACGCAAACGGCGCTGCCGGCTCCGTGGCTGCCAACCAGGTGCTTTCCGCTGCGCCGGACGGCCATACCTTCCTGTACGGCCACAATCTGGTAAACGTAGCCAACATTTCCGGTGTAACGGATTATAATTACACCGCATTTAAATTAGGACCCACATTTGCACTTGATCCTGCACAGCAGATGTATGCAAACCCGGATAAATACAAGACCCTGGACGACTTCATCGAGGCAGCCAAGGCAGCTCCCGGACAGCTGAAGGCATGTACCGAGGTGGGCGCCTACACTTACTACGAGCTGCTGGCATTTGAGAAGGCAGCGGGAATCGATCTGGACTTGGTGGACGTGGGATCCAACTCCGACAAGGTGGCAGCCATGCTGTCCGGACAGGTGGACCTGATGCCGGGTGCGTACATCAACTGCAAGGATTATCTGGAAGCAGGACAGTTTGTTTGTCTGGGCGCTCCCACAGAGGATAGATATGACCTGATCAAGGATATCCCAACCCTGAAAGAGCAGGGCGTGGACCTGGTATATCCCAACTGCGAGTTCTCCTTCTACTTTCCAAAGGAAACACCTGACAGCGTAATCGCATGGTATGACAACCTGGTAAAAGAGATGACATCCGATCCGGAGGCCCAGGAAGCCATCAAGAAGGTGGAAATGGAGCCATATTACTTAAGCGCAGCCGACTCCGAGAAAAACGACGAGAGAATCTACACTGAAATCAAGGAGATTGCAGACGATTTAGCAAAATAA
- a CDS encoding LysR family transcriptional regulator codes for MDTKYLSYILTIAKKENMTKAAEELFVSQSTLSQYLSKLESELGTPLFYRSKGRLTPTAAGRLYIDAAEKVMAIKDNLYQNIQNLDNRGHITIGVTSQFALRMLTELIPPFKSRFPDVTIEISETNVPSLTQLILEENIDCGIMALNTVEPFSRDQAHVLRREEIFFAIPRTHPYCRINPGRPVTIPEFARYFSEDNILMSKRGSTLRCLTDQIIEAAGWIPSTMCETNSIIATRSMVAMGIGVTFIGASCAIDREHVSYYPLEPRLYRLNAFVTRKNWVMNRPESTLCHDILHYFSNQG; via the coding sequence TTGGACACAAAATACCTGAGTTATATATTGACCATAGCCAAAAAGGAGAACATGACAAAAGCCGCGGAGGAACTGTTTGTATCCCAGTCCACTCTGAGCCAGTATCTGTCCAAGCTGGAGAGCGAACTGGGCACCCCGCTCTTTTACCGGAGCAAGGGCAGGCTTACTCCCACAGCAGCAGGCAGGCTCTATATTGACGCGGCGGAAAAGGTCATGGCCATTAAGGACAATCTTTATCAGAACATACAAAACCTGGACAACCGGGGACACATCACCATTGGAGTCACCTCCCAGTTTGCCCTCAGGATGCTGACAGAGCTGATTCCGCCTTTCAAATCCAGATTCCCGGATGTGACCATCGAGATATCCGAAACCAATGTTCCCTCCCTTACCCAGCTTATTCTGGAGGAAAACATTGACTGCGGCATCATGGCTCTCAATACCGTGGAGCCCTTTTCGCGGGACCAGGCCCATGTGCTCAGACGGGAGGAAATATTCTTTGCCATCCCCAGAACCCATCCCTACTGCAGGATTAATCCGGGGCGGCCCGTTACCATACCTGAGTTTGCCAGGTATTTCAGCGAGGATAATATACTGATGTCCAAGAGGGGCTCCACTCTCCGCTGTCTGACCGACCAGATTATCGAGGCCGCCGGCTGGATTCCCAGTACCATGTGCGAGACCAACAGCATCATAGCCACCCGCAGCATGGTGGCTATGGGAATCGGCGTCACCTTCATAGGAGCCTCCTGTGCCATAGACAGGGAGCATGTATCTTACTATCCGCTGGAGCCCAGGCTGTACCGTTTGAACGCCTTTGTGACCAGAAAGAACTGGGTCATGAACCGGCCGGAAAGCACTCTCTGCCACGATATCCTCCACTACTTCTCCAATCAGGGGTAA
- the garD gene encoding galactarate dehydratase, giving the protein MSSPLYIKISDKDNVAIAVNDIPAGTLVMDGVRAKQDIPQAHKIALCDIPEGGKIIRYGVVLGYAINPIGKGQWINEKMLELPTPPSVDEMKFAANLVTDLPKPPVDTWEGYVNPNGGYAGTRNILGISTTVQCVTGVLNVAVARMKSELLPKYPNVDDIVPINHAYGCGVAINAPEAKVPIRALRNLAKHPNFGGELMAVGLGCEKFTVEMLLDQADISPDNVIILQEKKGFDDMVNSLMEMADRKLARLNRRRRQTLPLSELLIGMQCGGSDAFSGVTANPSAGYAADMLVKGGATVLFSEVTEVRDGVYLLGERCVSEEVGKKLAAEMKWYDHYLENGQVDRSANPTPGNKKGGLSNIVEKAMGSIAKSGTSPIVEVLSPAEKPSKKGLIYAATPASDIVCGPCQLASGIGLQVFMTGRGTPYGLAIAPVIKVCSRNDMKMQWQDLIDVNAGPIATGDATIQDIGTQLFHEIVDVASGRKQSYAEKYKLHNDLCIFNPAPIT; this is encoded by the coding sequence ATGAGCAGTCCTTTATACATTAAAATCAGCGATAAAGACAACGTGGCCATTGCGGTCAATGACATTCCGGCCGGAACCCTGGTCATGGACGGCGTGCGCGCGAAGCAGGACATCCCGCAGGCCCATAAGATAGCCCTGTGCGACATACCGGAAGGCGGTAAGATTATCCGGTACGGCGTGGTCTTGGGATATGCCATTAACCCCATCGGAAAAGGGCAGTGGATTAACGAAAAGATGCTGGAGCTTCCCACCCCGCCCTCAGTGGACGAGATGAAATTTGCCGCCAATCTGGTGACAGATCTGCCAAAACCGCCTGTGGACACCTGGGAGGGGTATGTAAATCCAAATGGAGGATATGCCGGAACCCGCAACATACTGGGTATCAGCACCACGGTCCAGTGTGTCACAGGCGTTCTGAATGTAGCCGTGGCCAGGATGAAGAGCGAGCTGCTTCCGAAATATCCCAATGTGGACGACATCGTCCCCATCAACCATGCTTACGGCTGCGGTGTGGCCATCAATGCCCCCGAGGCAAAGGTACCCATCCGCGCCCTGAGAAACCTGGCCAAGCATCCCAATTTTGGCGGGGAGCTGATGGCCGTGGGGCTGGGCTGTGAAAAGTTCACCGTGGAAATGCTCCTTGACCAGGCGGATATTTCCCCTGACAATGTCATCATACTGCAGGAGAAAAAGGGCTTTGACGATATGGTAAATTCCCTGATGGAGATGGCGGACAGGAAGCTGGCCAGGCTTAACCGGAGAAGGCGCCAGACACTGCCCCTTTCCGAACTTCTGATTGGCATGCAGTGCGGGGGCAGCGATGCCTTTTCCGGCGTCACGGCCAACCCCAGCGCAGGCTATGCCGCGGACATGCTGGTAAAGGGCGGCGCCACGGTCCTGTTTTCCGAGGTGACGGAGGTAAGGGACGGCGTGTACCTTCTGGGAGAGCGCTGCGTCAGCGAGGAAGTGGGGAAGAAGCTGGCAGCCGAGATGAAATGGTATGACCATTACCTGGAAAACGGCCAGGTGGACCGCAGCGCCAACCCCACTCCGGGCAACAAAAAGGGCGGGCTCTCCAACATCGTGGAGAAGGCCATGGGCTCCATTGCCAAGTCCGGCACCTCCCCCATCGTGGAAGTACTGTCTCCGGCGGAAAAACCTTCCAAAAAGGGGCTGATTTACGCTGCCACACCGGCTAGCGACATAGTCTGCGGACCCTGCCAGCTGGCCAGCGGCATCGGACTTCAGGTGTTCATGACAGGAAGAGGAACTCCTTACGGCCTGGCCATTGCCCCGGTCATCAAGGTGTGTTCCAGAAATGACATGAAGATGCAGTGGCAGGACCTGATTGATGTAAACGCAGGCCCCATTGCCACCGGAGACGCCACCATCCAGGACATTGGAACCCAGCTGTTCCATGAGATTGTGGATGTGGCCAGCGGCAGGAAGCAGAGTTATGCGGAGAAGTATAAACTGCACAATGATTTGTGCATCTTTAATCCTGCGCCGATAACCTGA
- a CDS encoding enolase C-terminal domain-like protein produces the protein MTTPVITKMEVYPVAGKDCMELNLSGAHAPYFTRNVVVLYADNGEMGVGEVPGGQKITKALEECIPMVEGTRIGEYKSTLLKIKRYLDSKGEEDVRGNQTFDLRTGVHVITAIEAPCLDLLGKHLDVPVCELLGDGQQRDKVRMLGYLFFVGDRNKTDLAYDAEPDADCQWYRIRHEEALTADKIVAFARATKEKYGFQDFKLKGGVLAGNEEMEVIRALKKEFPDARIDLDPNGGWLLEEAVEYVKGMQGILTYCEDPCGAEGVYSGREIMSEFRRRTGFPTATNMIATDWREVGHSLESQAVDIILADPHFWTMNGSVRVAQMCHDFGYTWGSHSNNHFDISLAMFTQVGAAVPGEYNALDTHWIWQEGLERLTKEPLQIVNGCVEVPRKPGLGIDVDLEQVKKAHQLYLDNCLGGRDDSVVMQYLIPGWKFNSKKPCLVR, from the coding sequence ATGACAACACCTGTAATCACAAAGATGGAAGTGTATCCGGTAGCAGGAAAGGATTGCATGGAGCTGAACCTGAGCGGCGCCCACGCACCTTATTTCACAAGGAATGTGGTGGTTCTTTACGCGGATAACGGCGAGATGGGCGTGGGTGAGGTTCCTGGCGGCCAAAAGATTACCAAAGCCCTGGAGGAATGCATTCCGATGGTGGAAGGAACCAGGATTGGCGAGTATAAAAGCACTCTGTTAAAGATAAAGAGATACCTGGATTCAAAAGGAGAGGAGGACGTGAGAGGAAATCAGACCTTTGACCTGAGGACCGGAGTTCATGTTATCACAGCCATTGAGGCGCCCTGTCTGGATTTGCTGGGAAAACATCTGGATGTTCCTGTATGTGAGCTGCTGGGCGATGGACAGCAGAGGGACAAGGTAAGAATGCTGGGCTACCTGTTCTTTGTGGGGGACCGCAATAAGACGGACCTGGCATACGATGCCGAACCGGACGCGGACTGCCAGTGGTACAGAATCCGCCATGAGGAGGCGCTCACCGCAGACAAGATTGTGGCTTTTGCCAGAGCCACAAAGGAGAAATACGGGTTCCAGGATTTCAAGTTAAAGGGCGGAGTCCTTGCGGGGAATGAAGAAATGGAAGTAATCCGCGCCTTAAAGAAGGAGTTTCCGGATGCAAGAATAGACCTGGATCCCAACGGAGGATGGCTCCTGGAGGAAGCCGTGGAGTATGTAAAAGGTATGCAGGGCATCCTGACCTATTGTGAGGACCCGTGCGGGGCCGAGGGCGTTTATTCGGGCCGTGAAATTATGAGCGAGTTCCGCCGCCGTACCGGATTCCCCACAGCTACCAACATGATAGCGACAGACTGGAGAGAGGTGGGTCATTCCCTGGAATCCCAGGCAGTGGATATTATTCTGGCCGACCCCCATTTCTGGACCATGAACGGTTCTGTAAGGGTTGCCCAGATGTGCCATGATTTCGGATATACATGGGGCAGCCATTCCAACAACCATTTTGATATTTCGCTGGCCATGTTTACCCAGGTGGGAGCAGCCGTGCCGGGTGAATATAATGCGCTGGATACCCACTGGATTTGGCAGGAGGGACTGGAGCGCCTGACCAAGGAACCCCTGCAGATTGTAAACGGCTGTGTGGAAGTTCCCAGGAAACCGGGACTTGGCATTGATGTGGACCTGGAACAGGTAAAGAAAGCCCATCAGCTGTATCTGGACAACTGTCTGGGCGGCAGGGATGACTCCGTTGTCATGCAGTATCTGATTCCGGGTTGGAAGTTTAATTCCAAGAAACCCTGCCTGGTACGCTAG
- a CDS encoding enolase C-terminal domain-like protein, producing the protein MKAVREAIGPDVDIIIENHSFTDAQSSTQIGLTAKKYDIFYFEEPTTPTPQLSKYVHDNTGLAVANRERIYIVVPPCSFHLYSHKSSIRTGMVARDMMVVVTIQREA; encoded by the coding sequence CTGAAGGCTGTCCGTGAAGCGATTGGGCCTGATGTGGACATTATTATTGAAAATCACTCCTTTACAGACGCACAGTCATCCACTCAGATTGGCCTGACAGCAAAAAAATATGATATCTTTTACTTCGAGGAGCCCACGACCCCCACGCCCCAGCTCAGCAAATATGTTCACGATAACACGGGACTGGCCGTTGCAAACAGGGAACGGATTTATATTGTTGTCCCGCCCTGTTCGTTTCATCTGTATTCTCATAAAAGCAGCATCAGAACCGGTATGGTTGCCAGGGACATGATGGTGGTGGTGACAATACAGCGGGAGGCGTAA
- a CDS encoding AEC family transporter — MESFSRMLNAQMVLLAYLAVGMYCMKEGLIDRDTKKKLVDIILKITLPCMIFNSFNKPLTPEVLIQTALIMVVAVAISILSFLLGKVIYNKYPQKKKSILQYCTLVNNSGFLGMPMVSAVYGSDGLFAASIFIIPNRIFMWTAGLAMFTTADFRTKCRNILLNPCIVTVFLGIVRRMTGYPVPGFLDEAVANIGAVTTPLSMMVIGTMLIGVPWKKLLDPSIFYLAFVRLIALPLVALFILNLIHAEPMLAGVSLILTGMPAGSTSALLAAKYGADEDYASRCIVTTTIMSLATIPVLMLLL; from the coding sequence ATGGAAAGCTTTTCGAGAATGCTCAATGCCCAGATGGTACTTCTGGCTTACCTGGCTGTGGGGATGTACTGCATGAAGGAGGGGCTCATTGACCGGGACACCAAGAAAAAACTGGTGGACATCATACTTAAAATCACCCTGCCGTGCATGATTTTTAATTCCTTCAACAAGCCCCTGACTCCGGAGGTGCTGATACAGACAGCCTTAATCATGGTGGTGGCTGTTGCCATCTCCATCCTCTCCTTTCTGTTGGGAAAAGTTATATATAATAAATACCCGCAAAAGAAAAAGAGTATCCTTCAATACTGTACTTTGGTCAATAATTCAGGGTTTTTAGGAATGCCTATGGTGTCGGCGGTATATGGAAGCGACGGTCTTTTTGCCGCATCCATCTTTATCATTCCCAACCGCATCTTCATGTGGACCGCGGGCCTGGCCATGTTCACTACCGCTGATTTCAGGACAAAATGCAGGAATATCCTTCTGAATCCCTGTATCGTCACCGTATTTCTGGGCATTGTCCGCAGGATGACCGGATATCCGGTTCCGGGCTTTTTAGACGAGGCCGTTGCCAATATAGGAGCCGTCACCACACCGCTTTCCATGATGGTGATTGGCACCATGCTCATCGGTGTTCCGTGGAAAAAACTTCTGGATCCAAGTATTTTTTATCTGGCTTTTGTGCGTCTCATAGCGCTGCCCTTAGTGGCCCTGTTTATATTGAACCTCATTCACGCGGAGCCCATGCTGGCAGGTGTCTCCCTTATCCTTACAGGTATGCCTGCGGGAAGCACCAGTGCTCTTCTGGCAGCCAAATACGGGGCGGATGAGGATTACGCCTCCCGCTGTATTGTCACCACCACCATCATGTCCCTGGCAACCATACCGGTTCTGATGCTGCTTTTATGA
- a CDS encoding serine hydrolase: MRRISYIITSLIMVFSMTAITAFAKPDWPIDTGVQSEAGIVMDMDSGAVLFAQNIHEQKIPASITKLLTALVVIENTNDLDAPVTFSHDAIYNVESGAGNKFNLEEGDVLSVRQCLYAMLLQSSNQSANALAEYVAGSRQAFVDMMNQRIEELGCNESHFANPSGLNDDTQRTTAYDMAIIARACFQNPTVLEIASARTSSIPATANNPNGRTFSIEHKMLLSDDSNYYPDAIAGKTGWTSQAGQTLVTYARREGRGQIAVTLKSTQKTHYSDTKTILDFCFAKFKNVNIADNETEYVTGSAPVTIGAETYNPSELSIDSGAVITIPNDAQFTDANKTLETDLPEGHPQEAVARLVYTYNERRVGDAWIYSSSAQAVNATPSEPGGDTPPESRPAEDGQEGNTGFTLPRAVLIGGGAVLVLALLAGGGVFWFKRRQAAERERQRILREKRRQRLADIGYTEEDFERLLDERRKQHDMR; the protein is encoded by the coding sequence ATGCGTCGTATATCCTACATAATCACAAGTCTAATCATGGTCTTTTCAATGACCGCCATCACTGCCTTTGCAAAACCGGACTGGCCCATAGATACAGGGGTTCAGTCAGAGGCAGGCATTGTCATGGATATGGATTCCGGGGCCGTGCTGTTTGCCCAGAACATACACGAGCAAAAGATTCCGGCCAGTATCACCAAACTGCTGACAGCTCTTGTGGTTATTGAAAATACCAATGACCTGGACGCGCCGGTTACATTTTCCCATGACGCCATATACAACGTGGAATCCGGGGCCGGCAACAAGTTCAACCTGGAGGAAGGGGATGTATTAAGCGTCCGCCAATGTCTCTACGCCATGCTGCTCCAGTCATCCAACCAGTCGGCCAACGCCCTGGCGGAGTATGTGGCGGGCAGCAGACAGGCTTTTGTGGACATGATGAACCAGAGGATTGAGGAGCTTGGCTGTAATGAAAGCCATTTTGCCAATCCCTCCGGTTTGAACGACGACACCCAGCGCACCACGGCCTACGACATGGCCATCATAGCCAGGGCCTGTTTCCAGAACCCCACCGTGCTGGAGATTGCCTCAGCCAGGACTTCTTCCATACCGGCCACTGCCAACAATCCCAATGGGCGGACATTTTCCATCGAGCACAAGATGCTGCTGTCAGACGATTCCAACTATTATCCCGACGCCATTGCAGGTAAGACCGGCTGGACATCCCAGGCCGGACAGACCCTTGTCACCTACGCCAGACGGGAGGGCAGAGGCCAGATTGCAGTCACTCTTAAGAGTACCCAGAAAACCCACTATTCGGATACAAAGACCATTCTGGATTTCTGCTTTGCAAAATTCAAGAATGTGAACATAGCTGACAATGAAACCGAATACGTCACAGGCAGCGCGCCTGTAACCATTGGGGCGGAGACATATAATCCTTCGGAACTCTCCATTGACAGCGGAGCAGTCATCACCATCCCCAATGACGCGCAGTTTACAGATGCGAACAAGACACTTGAGACGGATTTGCCTGAGGGCCATCCCCAGGAAGCCGTGGCCAGACTGGTCTACACCTATAACGAGCGCAGGGTTGGGGACGCGTGGATTTACAGCTCCAGTGCGCAGGCAGTAAACGCAACTCCCTCTGAGCCCGGCGGGGACACTCCACCGGAGAGCCGGCCTGCAGAGGACGGACAGGAGGGAAATACCGGCTTTACGCTTCCAAGGGCAGTGCTCATAGGCGGCGGCGCGGTCCTGGTTCTGGCACTGCTTGCAGGCGGCGGAGTATTCTGGTTTAAAAGACGGCAGGCAGCGGAGCGGGAACGCCAGCGCATCCTCAGGGAAAAGCGCAGACAGCGTCTGGCGGATATAGGTTATACGGAAGAGGATTTCGAGCGCCTGTTAGATGAACGAAGAAAGCAGCATGACATGCGCTGA
- a CDS encoding precorrin-2 dehydrogenase/sirohydrochlorin ferrochelatase family protein, translating into MAYFPFFADIEGMKWLIAGGGGVALRKVRDLLPYGAVIEVVSPDMCPGLDALAQDNAYTDVLKLTRKEFGDRDLDGADFVIAATSEPGLNSRISALCRSKRIPVNVVDVKEECSFIFPSIVRDGPVVVGISTGGMSPVIARYLKARIRSAMPDSLGELTARLGAYRKTVKDMFPDSPQVRSALFYELAEEGLSHNGCLTQEQAQIIINRKLEQKHE; encoded by the coding sequence ATGGCATATTTTCCGTTTTTTGCAGATATTGAGGGAATGAAATGGCTGATTGCGGGCGGAGGCGGCGTGGCCTTGAGAAAGGTGCGGGATCTGCTTCCCTATGGAGCGGTCATCGAGGTGGTATCCCCGGACATGTGCCCTGGTCTGGATGCGCTGGCCCAAGACAATGCATACACGGACGTCCTTAAGCTGACAAGAAAAGAATTCGGGGACAGGGACCTGGACGGGGCCGACTTTGTCATTGCGGCCACGTCTGAGCCTGGCCTTAACAGCAGGATATCCGCCCTGTGCCGTTCGAAAAGGATTCCTGTAAATGTGGTGGATGTGAAGGAGGAATGTTCCTTTATCTTCCCGTCCATTGTGCGGGACGGTCCTGTGGTGGTGGGAATTTCTACCGGCGGCATGAGCCCTGTCATAGCCAGGTATCTGAAGGCCAGAATCCGGTCCGCAATGCCGGACAGCCTGGGAGAGCTGACAGCCCGGCTGGGGGCTTACAGAAAGACGGTCAAAGACATGTTCCCTGACTCGCCCCAGGTCCGTTCAGCCCTGTTTTACGAGCTGGCGGAGGAAGGGCTCAGCCATAACGGCTGTCTCACACAGGAACAGGCGCAAATCATAATAAACAGAAAGCTGGAACAGAAACATGAATGA
- the hemC gene encoding hydroxymethylbilane synthase produces the protein MNDIIRIGTRKSALALIQTQLVADELRQVCPGIQVEIVTKDTLGDRILDKPLQEFGGKGVFVSEFEQAIQEGVIDLAVHSAKDLPMELAEGLTIAAVSGREDPRDVLVTMRGHEIQPESMVRIGTSSPRRQLQAGLMCKTLWPGAAGTECSTLRGNVHTRLRKLEEGNFDCIILAAAGLKRLGLLEQDTYEYTFLNPEEFIPAGGQGLMAVEAKAGTMAHSLTQAMDHAHGRLCLELERRVLKLLDAGCHEPIGIYSVPDNGQLEVWGISSRRGEVKRIHMTGGTSREDMEKLALEAWKGLM, from the coding sequence ATGAATGATATCATCCGCATTGGAACAAGAAAAAGCGCGCTGGCGCTGATTCAGACACAGCTTGTAGCTGATGAATTAAGGCAGGTCTGTCCTGGCATACAGGTGGAAATCGTGACAAAGGATACCCTGGGCGATCGGATACTGGATAAGCCTTTACAGGAATTCGGGGGCAAGGGTGTCTTTGTATCTGAGTTCGAGCAGGCCATACAGGAAGGGGTCATAGACCTGGCGGTCCACAGCGCCAAGGACCTTCCCATGGAGCTGGCCGAAGGACTGACCATTGCAGCGGTATCCGGGCGGGAAGACCCGAGAGATGTGCTGGTCACCATGAGAGGCCATGAGATTCAGCCGGAGAGCATGGTCCGCATCGGCACCTCCAGCCCAAGGCGGCAGCTTCAGGCCGGGTTGATGTGTAAAACACTGTGGCCGGGGGCTGCCGGGACAGAATGCAGCACCCTCAGGGGCAATGTGCATACCCGGCTCAGAAAACTGGAAGAGGGGAACTTTGACTGCATCATCCTGGCGGCTGCCGGATTAAAGAGACTGGGACTGCTTGAACAGGATACCTACGAATATACCTTTCTCAATCCGGAAGAATTCATACCTGCCGGAGGCCAGGGCCTGATGGCGGTGGAGGCAAAAGCAGGAACCATGGCTCACAGCCTCACCCAGGCCATGGACCATGCCCACGGACGCCTGTGCCTGGAACTGGAGCGGAGAGTCCTTAAACTGCTGGATGCCGGATGTCATGAGCCTATCGGCATCTACTCTGTCCCTGATAATGGGCAGTTGGAGGTATGGGGCATCAGCAGCCGCAGGGGAGAGGTAAAGAGGATTCATATGACCGGCGGTACGTCCCGGGAGGATATGGAAAAACTGGCGTTAGAAGCATGGAAAGGATTGATGTGA